A window from Deinococcus koreensis encodes these proteins:
- a CDS encoding glycosyltransferase family 1 protein produces the protein MSIAFFPQHSPVPALLVLSHLRWDFVFQRPQHLLTRAVRERPVYYIEEPVFGEWDDSLEVRADASGVQVLRPHIQAGHPAAQSQARTAALLERFVQEEGLQEYDLWVYTPMELPVADRLNPRLTVYDCMDELANFRGAPPELRQREADLMERADLIFTGGHRLYESKRRHHPDAHAFPSSVDARHFAQARLGPADPADQQDIPHPRLGFAGVIDERLDIGLLSELASTHPEWQFVLIGPVVKIDPASLPRLDNVHFLGMKSYTDLPSYLAHWDVALMPFARNEATEFISPTKTPEYLAAGLPVVSTGIHDVIRPYGDKELVRIAEGAGAFGAACAAALAEAGTPAAEQRLARADAFLATQSWDRTWQAMQAHLARAAQRHSDEARRLAQGFAAAADD, from the coding sequence GTGTCAATCGCTTTTTTCCCCCAGCACTCCCCCGTCCCCGCCCTGCTGGTACTCTCCCATCTGCGCTGGGACTTCGTGTTTCAGCGGCCCCAGCATCTGCTGACCCGCGCCGTGCGCGAGCGTCCGGTGTACTACATCGAGGAACCGGTCTTCGGCGAGTGGGACGACTCCCTGGAGGTCAGGGCCGACGCCTCTGGCGTGCAGGTGCTCCGGCCCCACATCCAGGCCGGCCACCCGGCCGCGCAGTCGCAGGCCCGCACGGCGGCGCTGCTGGAGCGCTTCGTTCAGGAAGAGGGCCTGCAGGAATACGACCTGTGGGTCTACACCCCGATGGAGCTGCCGGTGGCCGACCGCCTGAACCCGCGCCTGACCGTGTACGACTGCATGGACGAGTTGGCCAACTTCCGCGGCGCCCCGCCCGAGCTGAGGCAGCGCGAGGCCGACCTGATGGAGCGCGCCGACCTGATCTTCACGGGCGGCCACCGCTTGTACGAGTCCAAGCGGCGGCACCACCCGGATGCCCACGCCTTTCCGTCCAGCGTCGATGCCCGGCACTTCGCGCAGGCCCGGCTGGGGCCGGCCGATCCGGCCGATCAGCAGGACATCCCGCATCCCCGTCTGGGCTTCGCCGGGGTCATCGACGAGCGGCTGGATATCGGCCTGCTCAGCGAACTGGCGAGCACTCACCCCGAGTGGCAGTTCGTCCTGATCGGGCCGGTGGTCAAGATCGACCCGGCCAGCCTGCCGCGCCTGGACAACGTGCACTTCCTGGGCATGAAGTCCTACACCGACCTGCCCTCCTACCTGGCCCACTGGGACGTGGCCCTGATGCCGTTCGCCCGCAACGAGGCCACGGAGTTCATCAGCCCCACCAAGACGCCCGAATATCTGGCGGCCGGGCTGCCGGTGGTCTCCACGGGCATCCATGACGTGATTCGTCCGTACGGCGACAAGGAGCTGGTGCGGATCGCCGAGGGCGCCGGGGCCTTCGGGGCCGCCTGCGCCGCCGCGCTGGCCGAAGCCGGCACGCCCGCGGCCGAGCAGCGCCTGGCGCGCGCCGACGCCTTCCTGGCCACGCAATCGTGGGACAGGACGTGGCAGGCCATGCAGGCCCACCTGGCCCGCGCTGCCCAGCGCCACTCCGATGAGGCCCGGCGTCTGGCCCAGGGCTTTGCGGCGGCCGCCGATGACTGA
- a CDS encoding EAL domain-containing protein, giving the protein MLSEPHRSSAPVSAPDPVAPPSEALVAVDPVVSHARASGVRMVASPSVPAGYPPAPLLAQADLQAAEAALRAGQARTALTFLDAAAATLPVTDLLARSHHLRAQALLMSGETDEAQRYLAMAIRVAVRAGQADVQAEALNLRAQIEHGRGDSLLALATLETAQRLRAEHGDVAGEIRSACNRALIQIALGQHAEALEILQWALQRLPGSQTPLVSDLYVHSNLGLLLEGMERLDEAAGHYLHARDSALAADDLAAHATMSLNAGEIFRKLGRPDAADLLGAALRAADDLGLPRVRAGALHSLGLLHSGLGDHDAADRYLLQAEELAQTSSDLDAHLEATLGRAKNWLASGRRDLAQRGLHHALKLATEGTRPQAAYDAHLLLADAHEGDDPRASLHHLRQATALERDQRALALAQQAQALARDARLNSARLDAEHERQLRTISDQARMDAEAKVQAQVEELERGRLRDSVTGLPNRLLLRVLIGQDIREQRPHSLVILDFDRFRGITDTLGEAASDELLRQVAGRLEGLLGSGETLARVSSDVFAVLIRGEHESAVLNRRARQFMDAFTSEFSVGSAEVVISASIGVAHFPQHARDADDLLRAAHVAAREATEGGGIQVYSPHLPSAGGRSAVLSMESGLARALERREFELHFQPLVDAAGGQVVTAEALLRWNSAALGRRSPAEFIPLLERSGLIVPVGDWVLREACRQAAAWDGVRVAVNLSARQFMGGGLAESVRRALAESGLPAERLELEITESLMMQSPERAVRLLSELKRTGVRVVLDDFGTGFSNLSYLHTFPLDGLKIDRSFVVALGQSERAGSIIAAIVQMGHALGLDVVAEGIETSEQHGALRRLGVPVLQGYLFGRPQARWRP; this is encoded by the coding sequence GTGTTGAGCGAGCCCCACCGTTCATCGGCGCCGGTGAGCGCTCCAGATCCCGTCGCCCCGCCCAGCGAGGCACTGGTCGCCGTCGATCCTGTCGTCAGCCACGCCCGGGCCTCCGGCGTGCGGATGGTGGCGTCTCCCTCAGTGCCAGCAGGGTACCCGCCGGCTCCCCTGCTGGCGCAGGCCGACCTGCAGGCCGCCGAAGCCGCCCTGAGGGCTGGACAGGCCCGAACCGCGCTCACGTTTCTCGACGCCGCGGCCGCGACGCTTCCCGTGACTGACCTGCTGGCCCGCTCGCACCATCTGCGCGCCCAGGCGCTGCTGATGTCCGGTGAGACCGACGAGGCCCAGCGGTACCTCGCGATGGCGATCCGGGTGGCGGTGCGGGCCGGACAGGCCGATGTCCAGGCTGAGGCGCTGAACCTCCGGGCCCAGATCGAACATGGACGCGGGGACAGCCTGCTGGCCCTGGCCACCCTGGAGACCGCCCAGCGGCTGCGCGCCGAGCATGGGGACGTCGCGGGCGAGATCCGATCCGCCTGCAACCGCGCGCTGATCCAGATCGCCCTGGGTCAGCACGCCGAGGCCCTGGAGATCCTGCAGTGGGCCCTGCAGCGGCTGCCCGGCAGCCAGACCCCGCTGGTGAGCGACCTGTACGTCCACAGCAACCTGGGGCTGCTGCTCGAGGGCATGGAGAGGCTGGACGAGGCCGCCGGGCACTACCTGCACGCCCGGGATTCGGCGCTGGCGGCAGACGATCTCGCCGCGCACGCCACCATGTCCCTGAACGCCGGGGAGATCTTCCGCAAGCTGGGCCGGCCCGACGCCGCCGATCTGCTGGGCGCCGCGCTCAGGGCCGCAGACGACCTGGGCCTGCCCAGGGTTCGGGCGGGCGCCCTGCACAGCCTCGGCCTGCTGCACTCGGGTCTGGGGGACCACGACGCGGCCGACCGTTACCTCCTGCAGGCCGAGGAACTCGCGCAGACGAGCAGTGATCTCGACGCCCATCTGGAAGCCACGCTGGGCCGCGCCAAGAACTGGCTGGCCAGCGGGCGCCGCGACCTGGCCCAGCGTGGCCTCCACCACGCCCTGAAGCTCGCCACCGAGGGCACCCGGCCCCAGGCCGCCTACGACGCGCACCTGCTGCTGGCCGACGCCCACGAGGGCGACGATCCCCGGGCCAGCTTGCACCATCTGCGGCAGGCCACCGCGCTGGAACGCGACCAGCGGGCGCTGGCGCTGGCACAGCAGGCCCAGGCACTGGCCCGGGACGCCCGGCTGAACAGCGCCCGGCTGGACGCCGAGCACGAACGCCAGCTCCGAACCATCAGCGACCAGGCCCGGATGGACGCCGAGGCCAAGGTGCAGGCGCAGGTGGAGGAGCTGGAGCGTGGACGGCTGCGCGACAGTGTCACCGGCCTGCCCAACCGGCTGCTGCTGCGGGTGCTGATCGGCCAGGACATCCGTGAACAGAGACCCCACTCCCTGGTGATCCTCGACTTCGACCGCTTCCGGGGCATCACCGACACGCTGGGTGAGGCGGCCAGCGACGAACTGCTGCGGCAGGTGGCCGGGCGGCTGGAAGGGCTGCTGGGCAGCGGAGAGACCCTGGCCCGCGTCAGCAGCGACGTGTTCGCCGTGCTGATCAGGGGCGAGCACGAGAGCGCCGTGCTCAACCGCCGGGCCCGGCAGTTCATGGACGCCTTCACGTCCGAGTTCAGCGTGGGCAGCGCCGAGGTGGTGATCTCGGCCAGTATCGGGGTCGCCCACTTTCCCCAGCACGCCCGCGACGCCGACGACCTGCTGCGCGCCGCGCATGTGGCGGCCCGCGAGGCCACGGAGGGCGGCGGCATCCAGGTGTATTCCCCTCACCTGCCCAGCGCCGGGGGCCGGAGCGCGGTGCTGAGCATGGAAAGCGGTCTGGCCCGCGCCCTCGAACGGCGCGAATTCGAGCTGCACTTCCAGCCGCTGGTGGACGCCGCGGGTGGACAGGTGGTGACGGCCGAGGCGCTGCTTCGCTGGAACAGTGCCGCGCTGGGCCGACGCTCTCCGGCGGAGTTCATTCCGCTGCTGGAGCGCAGTGGCCTGATCGTGCCGGTCGGCGACTGGGTGCTGCGCGAGGCCTGCCGTCAAGCGGCGGCCTGGGACGGGGTACGGGTGGCGGTGAACCTCTCGGCCCGGCAGTTCATGGGGGGCGGCCTGGCCGAGAGCGTCCGCCGCGCGCTGGCAGAGAGCGGACTGCCGGCGGAGCGGCTGGAACTGGAGATCACGGAGAGCCTGATGATGCAGTCTCCGGAGCGGGCCGTGCGCCTGCTGAGCGAGCTGAAGCGAACGGGCGTACGCGTGGTGCTCGACGACTTCGGCACAGGTTTCTCGAACCTCAGTTACCTGCACACCTTTCCGCTCGACGGCCTGAAGATCGACCGGAGTTTCGTGGTGGCGCTGGGTCAGAGCGAGCGGGCCGGATCGATCATCGCGGCCATCGTGCAGATGGGCCACGCGCTGGGCCTGGACGTAGTGGCCGAGGGCATCGAGACCAGCGAACAGCATGGCGCGCTGCGGCGCCTGGGCGTGCCGGTGCTGCAGGGCTACCTGTTCGGCCGTCCCCAGGCCCGGTGGCGTCCCTGA
- a CDS encoding organic hydroperoxide resistance protein — MIVLTVWHGGLAYGGAMSAESQPKLLFQTRATAHGGRAGYIESPDHHLAVKLSVPQEIGGDGGVGTNPEQLLAAGYAACFQSAIGVVARRDKVSFGSSRVTGIVGLRSDDLGYVLEIELQIVLPGLSPEQARHMVDEAHKVCPYSRALRGDVTVRLTVVEEQEPAQGQAETAAVR, encoded by the coding sequence GTGATCGTGCTGACCGTCTGGCACGGCGGCCTCGCCTACGGTGGGGCCATGAGTGCCGAAAGCCAGCCCAAGCTGCTGTTCCAGACCCGCGCCACCGCCCACGGCGGCCGTGCGGGGTATATCGAGTCGCCCGACCACCACCTGGCGGTCAAACTCAGCGTGCCGCAGGAGATCGGCGGAGACGGCGGCGTAGGCACCAACCCCGAGCAGCTGCTCGCGGCCGGGTACGCGGCCTGCTTCCAGAGCGCCATCGGGGTCGTGGCGCGCCGGGACAAGGTGAGCTTCGGCTCGTCCCGCGTGACCGGGATCGTCGGGCTGCGGAGCGACGACCTGGGGTACGTGCTGGAGATCGAGCTGCAGATCGTCCTGCCGGGCCTGAGTCCTGAGCAGGCGCGGCATATGGTCGACGAGGCCCACAAGGTCTGCCCCTACAGCCGGGCCCTGCGCGGCGACGTCACGGTACGCCTGACGGTCGTCGAGGAGCAGGAGCCCGCTCAGGGTCAGGCGGAGACTGCTGCCGTCCGCTGA
- a CDS encoding S8 family serine peptidase, which yields MKETTVKTRTRTSLTAAALALSVLLASCGTTSTPQVARTTSGPDAVLTVKNPGSASDAQLEAQYNGILITRTPDFALLGVSGAKSNLRSLGASTDVDRNVNVFRVGKGQPASGTVSGNGSVGLWGWGSVGLWGWGSVGLWGWGSVGLWGWGSVGLWGSGSVGLWGNAVFQPVPQNTATWRQIGLDSVQSAGRATGEGITVAILDTGVDLTHPAYVGMLTDPSTWRDFVANDDTPQDEGELGTGLTGHGTEVAGIIAQIAPGVKLMPLRVLNQSGSGDVSSVSAAIVWAVNHGANVINLSLGADAPVSAVTQAINYANKKGVVVAAAAGNRGTEGLDYPAAQFSTMPMNLAVGSVNSADTKSSFSQYGAALELLAPGEGVYGPAPQSRLAAWSGTSMSTPMVSAGLALGMGLGATGQQTAAALTTAASKVNTVSDNAPYSGKLGSGRLNLDAALSALGR from the coding sequence ATGAAGGAGACCACTGTGAAGACCCGTACCCGCACCTCCCTGACGGCAGCCGCCCTGGCCCTGAGTGTCCTGCTCGCCTCCTGCGGCACCACCTCGACGCCCCAGGTGGCCCGCACGACTTCAGGCCCCGACGCGGTGCTGACGGTGAAGAATCCCGGCTCCGCCAGCGACGCGCAACTCGAAGCGCAGTACAACGGTATCCTGATTACCCGCACGCCTGATTTTGCCCTGCTGGGCGTCAGCGGCGCGAAGTCGAACCTGCGGTCGCTGGGCGCCAGCACCGACGTCGATCGAAACGTCAACGTCTTCCGGGTCGGCAAGGGCCAGCCCGCTTCGGGCACCGTCTCTGGAAACGGTTCGGTCGGGCTCTGGGGCTGGGGCTCCGTGGGCCTGTGGGGCTGGGGTTCGGTCGGCCTGTGGGGCTGGGGCTCCGTGGGGCTGTGGGGCTGGGGTTCGGTCGGGCTCTGGGGCTCGGGCTCGGTGGGCCTGTGGGGCAACGCCGTCTTCCAGCCGGTGCCGCAGAACACGGCCACCTGGCGCCAGATCGGCCTCGACTCCGTCCAGAGCGCCGGGCGGGCCACCGGCGAGGGCATCACGGTGGCGATTCTGGACACCGGCGTCGATCTGACGCACCCGGCCTACGTGGGGATGTTGACCGATCCCAGCACCTGGCGGGACTTCGTGGCGAACGACGACACCCCGCAGGATGAAGGGGAACTGGGCACCGGACTGACGGGCCACGGCACGGAAGTGGCGGGCATCATCGCCCAGATCGCCCCCGGTGTGAAGCTCATGCCGCTGCGGGTGCTGAACCAGAGCGGCAGCGGGGACGTCTCGTCGGTGAGCGCGGCCATCGTCTGGGCCGTGAACCACGGAGCCAACGTCATCAACCTGAGCCTGGGGGCCGACGCGCCCGTCTCGGCCGTCACGCAGGCCATCAACTACGCGAACAAGAAGGGTGTGGTCGTCGCCGCCGCTGCCGGCAACAGGGGCACCGAGGGCCTGGACTACCCGGCCGCCCAGTTCTCCACTATGCCGATGAACCTGGCCGTGGGCAGCGTCAACTCCGCCGACACCAAGAGCAGTTTCTCCCAGTACGGCGCCGCGCTGGAACTCCTGGCGCCGGGCGAAGGGGTGTACGGCCCCGCCCCGCAGAGCCGACTGGCCGCGTGGAGCGGCACCAGCATGAGCACGCCCATGGTGTCGGCTGGTCTGGCGCTGGGCATGGGCCTGGGTGCGACCGGCCAGCAGACGGCGGCCGCCCTGACCACCGCCGCCAGCAAGGTCAACACCGTGAGCGACAATGCCCCCTACTCCGGCAAGCTCGGCAGCGGGCGCCTGAATCTCGACGCCGCCCTGAGCGCCCTGGGACGCTGA
- the glf gene encoding UDP-galactopyranose mutase, with translation MQTGWLDSATAGFDYLIVGAGFAGSVLAERLARDAGKRVLVVDRRPHIGGNAYDRYDDAGVLIHPYGPHIFHTNSRDVFDYLSRFTAWRPYQHRVLASVDGQLLPIPINVDTVNRLYGLNLTAFQVEEFFASVAEPVEKVKTSEDVVVSKVGRDLYNKFFRGYTRKQWGLDPSELDASVTARVPTRTNRDDRYFADTYQAMPMHGYTRMFEAMLDHPNIKVMLNTDYREIQDFIPWQHMIYTGPVDAFFDYRYGKLPYRSLEFVHETHATEQFQAVGTVNYPNDYAYTRISEFKHITGQTHAQTSVVYEYPRAEGDPYYPVPRPENAELYRRYAQDVQNTPNVTFVGRLATYRYYNMDQVVAQALATYQKLLGGAAAETADTRSEVGSR, from the coding sequence ATGCAGACCGGATGGCTCGACTCGGCCACCGCGGGCTTCGACTACCTGATCGTGGGCGCGGGCTTCGCCGGCTCCGTCCTCGCCGAGCGGCTCGCCCGCGACGCCGGCAAACGCGTGCTGGTCGTGGATCGGCGTCCCCACATCGGGGGCAACGCTTACGATCGCTACGACGATGCCGGGGTGCTCATCCACCCCTACGGCCCGCACATCTTCCATACCAACAGCCGCGACGTGTTCGACTACCTGTCGCGCTTCACGGCGTGGCGGCCCTACCAGCACCGGGTACTCGCCAGCGTGGACGGCCAGCTCCTGCCCATCCCGATCAACGTCGATACCGTCAACCGCCTGTACGGCCTGAACCTCACCGCCTTCCAGGTCGAGGAGTTCTTCGCGTCGGTGGCGGAGCCGGTCGAGAAAGTGAAGACCAGTGAGGACGTAGTGGTGAGCAAGGTCGGCCGCGACCTCTACAACAAGTTCTTCCGCGGCTACACCCGCAAGCAGTGGGGCCTCGACCCCAGCGAGCTGGACGCCTCCGTCACGGCGCGCGTGCCGACCCGCACCAACCGCGACGACCGCTACTTCGCTGACACCTACCAGGCCATGCCGATGCACGGCTACACCCGGATGTTCGAGGCGATGCTCGATCACCCGAACATCAAGGTGATGCTGAACACCGACTACCGCGAGATCCAGGACTTCATCCCCTGGCAGCACATGATCTACACCGGCCCGGTCGACGCCTTCTTCGACTACCGCTACGGGAAGCTGCCTTACCGTAGTCTGGAATTCGTGCACGAGACCCACGCCACCGAGCAGTTCCAGGCCGTGGGCACCGTGAACTACCCCAACGACTACGCCTATACCCGGATCAGCGAGTTCAAGCACATCACGGGACAGACACACGCGCAGACCAGCGTGGTGTACGAATACCCCCGCGCCGAGGGCGATCCCTACTACCCGGTGCCGCGCCCCGAGAACGCCGAGCTGTACCGCCGCTACGCCCAGGACGTCCAGAACACCCCCAACGTGACCTTCGTGGGCCGGCTGGCGACCTACCGCTACTACAACATGGATCAGGTGGTGGCCCAGGCGCTGGCGACCTATCAGAAGCTCCTGGGCGGCGCTGCCGCCGAGACCGCCGACACCCGGAGCGAGGTCGGCAGCCGCTGA
- a CDS encoding glycosyltransferase, producing the protein MAPPPPPQIVIALPARDEAMRISRALHALAAQRGPLPPFSVLLLANNCRDETAEVGRRTRPAGLDLHVHEVTLALPQANVGGARRLALDLAADLAGEQGIIVSTDADTLTHPDWLAGLLAPLRCSAASAGRLMLDPGERARLSAPIRHTHLLDCAYRWAATQLTARLDPDPHDPWPRHWQHFGASLALHVWAYRAVGGLPEVPCLEDVALVQALRHADLPLRHTLQARAYTSARLSGRVPVGLSTQLQEWQNGPECWTVPGAAEVAALARAEAALRAVYGHAGTRHTGTEQSGIRQSGPMLARIGHHWMLPEQALRDALEAPRLGLALHHAHRAREQGGLWRERYPAEPVTQALRALRQALAEVSPGETVTGLRSRPMPAPQTQPQASGTPGRDIGSSEGTASGEAGLLCQSPLPESRSHEGSTQTSSR; encoded by the coding sequence GTGGCCCCCCCACCCCCCCCGCAGATCGTGATCGCCCTGCCCGCACGGGACGAGGCCATGCGCATCTCGCGGGCCCTGCATGCGCTCGCGGCGCAGCGGGGGCCATTGCCCCCCTTCTCAGTTCTCCTGCTGGCCAACAATTGCCGCGACGAAACCGCCGAGGTGGGGCGCCGCACTCGGCCCGCCGGACTCGACCTTCACGTCCATGAGGTCACGCTCGCGCTGCCGCAGGCCAATGTCGGCGGCGCGCGCCGGCTGGCCCTGGATCTGGCCGCCGACCTCGCCGGGGAGCAGGGGATCATCGTTTCCACCGACGCCGACACCCTGACGCACCCGGACTGGCTGGCGGGGCTGCTCGCGCCGCTGCGCTGCTCGGCGGCCTCGGCGGGCCGGCTGATGCTCGATCCGGGGGAGCGTGCCCGCCTGAGCGCACCCATCCGCCACACCCATCTGCTCGACTGCGCGTACCGCTGGGCCGCCACGCAGCTCACGGCCCGGCTCGACCCCGATCCGCACGATCCCTGGCCCAGGCACTGGCAGCACTTCGGGGCCAGCCTCGCCCTGCACGTCTGGGCGTACCGGGCGGTGGGCGGCCTGCCCGAGGTGCCCTGCCTGGAGGACGTCGCGCTGGTGCAGGCGCTGAGGCACGCCGACCTGCCCCTGCGCCACACGCTTCAGGCACGGGCCTATACCAGTGCCCGCCTGAGCGGCCGGGTGCCCGTGGGGCTTTCCACGCAATTGCAGGAGTGGCAGAACGGCCCGGAGTGCTGGACGGTGCCCGGTGCCGCAGAGGTCGCCGCACTGGCGCGGGCCGAGGCGGCGCTCCGGGCCGTGTATGGGCACGCGGGCACCCGACATACAGGCACTGAGCAGTCCGGCATCAGGCAGTCTGGGCCGATGCTGGCCCGGATCGGCCACCACTGGATGCTGCCCGAGCAGGCCCTGCGGGACGCCCTGGAGGCCCCGCGTCTGGGGCTGGCGCTGCACCACGCCCACCGGGCCCGCGAGCAGGGCGGGCTGTGGAGGGAGCGCTATCCCGCCGAGCCCGTGACCCAGGCCCTGCGGGCGTTGCGCCAGGCCCTGGCGGAGGTGTCTCCAGGGGAGACGGTCACCGGTCTCCGGTCACGTCCCATGCCCGCGCCACAGACTCAGCCGCAGGCTTCCGGCACGCCCGGCCGGGACATCGGTTCCAGCGAAGGCACGGCTTCTGGCGAGGCTGGCCTCCTGTGCCAGAGCCCCTTGCCGGAGAGCCGGTCTCATGAGGGCTCAACCCAGACATCCAGCCGGTAG
- a CDS encoding SDR family oxidoreductase, translated as MSTSGQPETAPTSELPTKPPAETQEQQPGSEAQMSMAPVVIREGYRGSGKLEGKVALITGGDSGIGRAVAVHFAREGADVAILYLDEHQDAQDTLKMVQAEGRRGLLIAGDIGDVEFCRDAVARTVRELGGLNILVNNAAEQHPQDTISEITPEQLERTFRTNIFAMFYLVQAATPHLQRGDAIINTTSVTAYKGSPQLLDYSSTKGAIVAFTRSLSGNLAEQGIRVNAVAPGPIWTPLIPSTFDAERVQAHGENTPLERVGQPSEVAPSYVFLASEDSTYITGQVLHPNGGDVVNG; from the coding sequence ATGTCGACTTCAGGTCAGCCCGAAACCGCTCCGACGTCCGAACTTCCCACCAAGCCCCCCGCCGAGACCCAGGAGCAGCAGCCCGGCAGCGAAGCCCAGATGAGCATGGCGCCGGTCGTGATCCGCGAGGGCTACCGGGGCAGCGGCAAACTGGAAGGCAAAGTCGCCCTGATTACCGGGGGCGACAGTGGCATCGGGCGTGCGGTCGCCGTCCACTTCGCCCGGGAAGGCGCCGATGTGGCCATTCTCTATCTCGACGAGCACCAGGACGCCCAGGACACCCTGAAGATGGTGCAGGCCGAGGGTCGCCGGGGGCTGCTGATCGCCGGCGACATCGGCGACGTGGAGTTCTGCCGTGACGCCGTGGCGCGCACCGTCAGGGAACTCGGGGGTCTCAACATCCTGGTCAATAACGCCGCCGAACAGCACCCCCAGGACACCATCAGCGAGATCACCCCGGAGCAGCTGGAACGCACGTTCCGCACCAACATCTTCGCCATGTTCTATCTGGTGCAGGCCGCCACGCCCCATCTCCAGCGCGGCGACGCGATCATCAACACGACCAGCGTGACCGCCTACAAGGGAAGCCCGCAGCTGCTCGACTATTCAAGCACCAAGGGGGCCATCGTGGCCTTCACGCGCAGCCTGAGCGGCAACCTGGCCGAACAGGGCATCCGCGTGAACGCCGTGGCGCCGGGGCCGATCTGGACGCCGCTGATTCCCAGCACCTTCGATGCGGAGCGTGTGCAGGCTCACGGGGAGAACACGCCACTGGAGCGGGTCGGGCAGCCCTCGGAGGTCGCGCCCAGCTACGTCTTCCTGGCCTCCGAGGACAGCACCTACATCACCGGACAGGTGCTCCACCCCAACGGTGGCGACGTGGTGAACGGCTGA
- a CDS encoding class I SAM-dependent DNA methyltransferase, with amino-acid sequence MTLPDDYFEDVYRANADPWQFETSAYEAAKYERTLAALPRAHYGRGLEVGCSIGVLTSRLAGRVEQLLSLDVNDRALSAARARNAAHPHVRFERRRLPGGLPPESFDLIVLSEVLYYLSPEDQQRALDEVLARLAPGGTVILVHWTPPVHDYPQTGDQVHEAALLRFGQTLKYLHGERHGDGRQGYRLDVWVEPS; translated from the coding sequence GTGACCCTACCCGACGACTACTTCGAGGACGTGTACCGCGCCAACGCCGACCCCTGGCAGTTCGAGACCAGCGCCTACGAGGCGGCCAAGTACGAGCGCACCCTGGCCGCCCTGCCCCGGGCCCACTACGGGCGGGGGCTGGAGGTCGGCTGCTCGATCGGGGTGCTCACCTCCCGGCTGGCCGGGCGGGTGGAGCAGCTGCTCAGCCTGGACGTCAACGACCGGGCCCTCAGCGCGGCCCGCGCCCGCAACGCGGCCCATCCCCACGTCCGCTTCGAGCGGCGCCGCCTGCCCGGCGGCCTGCCCCCCGAGTCCTTCGACCTGATCGTGCTCTCCGAGGTGCTGTACTACCTCTCGCCGGAGGATCAGCAGAGGGCGCTGGACGAGGTGCTGGCCCGCCTGGCGCCGGGCGGGACGGTGATTCTGGTGCACTGGACACCGCCCGTTCACGACTATCCGCAGACCGGCGATCAGGTTCACGAGGCCGCGCTCCTCCGCTTCGGGCAAACGCTGAAGTACCTCCACGGCGAGCGGCACGGCGACGGGCGGCAGGGCTACCGGCTGGATGTCTGGGTTGAGCCCTCATGA
- a CDS encoding winged helix-turn-helix transcriptional regulator → MPRGLSGAHSPDKERPTGRPSSADQPTVDMALVLSIFQTKYVAHLLLALIEGPQSFSALLGQTGIASSGTLSARLRDLQRWQLVTREGKLYALLPAGRASFSVLRQMELWGQRRAAGQGHADYVLLQRTGSLAIIYALMAAPLRVRDLSEQVRLVSRRSLLHRLQELTEAGYLRRQGESTAVFYSLTERGQTLRPVMDELTVWWSMYRALKPLPEARQLVELDHR, encoded by the coding sequence ATGCCCAGGGGCTTAAGCGGCGCCCACTCCCCGGATAAGGAACGCCCCACGGGCCGGCCATCGAGCGCGGATCAGCCGACCGTGGACATGGCCCTGGTGCTGTCGATTTTTCAGACAAAGTACGTGGCGCATCTGCTGCTGGCGCTGATCGAGGGCCCGCAGAGCTTCAGCGCCCTGCTCGGACAGACAGGCATCGCCAGTTCGGGCACCTTGTCGGCCCGCCTGCGCGACCTGCAACGCTGGCAACTGGTGACACGTGAAGGCAAGCTGTACGCCCTGTTGCCCGCCGGGCGGGCCAGTTTCAGCGTGCTCAGGCAGATGGAGCTGTGGGGGCAGCGGCGTGCGGCCGGGCAGGGCCACGCCGATTACGTGTTGCTCCAGCGCACGGGATCACTGGCCATCATTTATGCCCTGATGGCCGCTCCGCTGCGGGTGCGCGACCTGAGCGAGCAGGTGCGCCTGGTGAGCCGCCGAAGCCTGCTCCACCGCCTTCAGGAATTGACCGAGGCCGGCTATCTGAGGCGCCAGGGAGAGTCGACGGCCGTGTTCTACTCCCTGACGGAACGGGGGCAGACGCTACGCCCGGTCATGGATGAGCTGACCGTCTGGTGGTCGATGTACCGGGCCCTCAAGCCGCTCCCTGAAGCGCGGCAGCTGGTGGAGCTGGATCACCGGTGA